A window from Geitlerinema sp. PCC 9228 encodes these proteins:
- the radA gene encoding DNA repair protein RadA gives MPKPRIVYVCNACATEFAQYFGKCPSCGTWNSLVEESLPIDSTQPSRFSWNHHSTTKSNVRSPSAEPAAPRAAIKLSQIDDQNVSRFPSGFQELDRVLGGGIVPGSLVLVGGEPGIGKSTLLLQVANSLSYHHRVLYVSAEESGQQVKIRAMRLGMTNDPSSDEQEPSEEQDQANGQPQTKAGEPESERYFYLLAETDLEVILRELEALKPHLAIVDSIQTIYFASLTSAPGSVAQVRECTSALMQVAKREGITLFVVGHVTKEGSIAGPRVLEHLVDTVMFFEGDRFASHRLLRTMKNRFGATHEIGVFEMIAQGLREVINPSELFLSNLDEFATGSAIIVACEGTRPIVVEVQALVSPTSYGSPRRATTGLDNNRLLQVLAVLEKRVGIPLSKLDTYVASVGGITVNEPAADLGVAVAIVASFRDRVVDPHTAILGEVGLGSQVRPVSQLELRLREAAKLGFKRAIIPKGQNPPDIDLEIICVGKVIEAIVEAIPGQFNQAENQGATATSQPPALNGNGFNGEGNNDDFDDDFDEEPVF, from the coding sequence ATGCCTAAACCACGAATTGTCTACGTTTGTAACGCTTGCGCGACAGAATTTGCACAGTATTTTGGCAAGTGTCCCAGCTGTGGTACTTGGAACTCTCTGGTGGAAGAGTCCCTTCCCATCGATTCAACGCAACCATCGCGGTTTAGTTGGAACCACCACAGTACCACCAAATCCAACGTGCGATCGCCCAGTGCGGAACCAGCCGCACCTCGCGCTGCGATCAAACTATCTCAAATTGACGACCAAAACGTGTCTCGCTTCCCTTCTGGATTTCAGGAACTGGACCGCGTTTTGGGGGGTGGTATTGTTCCTGGTTCCCTCGTGTTGGTAGGCGGAGAACCGGGAATCGGAAAATCTACCTTGCTGTTGCAGGTAGCCAACTCTCTATCTTATCACCATCGGGTGCTTTATGTCAGTGCCGAAGAATCCGGCCAGCAAGTTAAAATTCGCGCCATGCGTTTGGGAATGACGAACGATCCCTCTAGCGACGAGCAAGAACCCAGCGAAGAACAGGACCAAGCCAACGGCCAACCTCAAACCAAAGCTGGCGAACCAGAGTCCGAACGCTACTTTTATTTGCTTGCGGAAACCGATTTAGAAGTCATTTTACGGGAATTAGAAGCCCTCAAACCCCATTTAGCAATTGTCGATAGCATTCAAACCATTTACTTTGCTTCCCTGACTTCTGCTCCCGGTTCGGTAGCACAAGTACGCGAATGTACTTCAGCATTGATGCAAGTGGCTAAACGGGAAGGCATTACCCTGTTTGTGGTGGGACACGTAACCAAGGAAGGGTCTATTGCTGGTCCGCGGGTTTTGGAACACTTGGTAGATACGGTCATGTTTTTTGAAGGCGATCGCTTCGCCAGCCATCGCCTGCTGCGGACCATGAAAAACCGCTTCGGTGCCACCCACGAAATCGGCGTATTTGAAATGATAGCGCAAGGATTGCGCGAAGTAATCAACCCTTCGGAACTATTTCTCAGCAATTTAGACGAATTTGCCACCGGTAGTGCCATTATCGTCGCCTGCGAAGGAACCCGTCCCATCGTTGTGGAAGTCCAAGCCTTGGTCAGTCCTACCAGTTATGGTTCCCCCCGCCGCGCCACCACTGGTTTAGATAACAACCGTCTATTGCAGGTTTTGGCCGTTTTAGAAAAACGCGTTGGCATTCCCCTATCCAAACTGGATACCTACGTGGCTTCCGTGGGAGGCATCACCGTCAACGAACCCGCCGCCGATTTGGGAGTGGCCGTGGCCATTGTCGCCAGTTTCCGCGATCGCGTGGTCGATCCGCACACCGCTATTCTGGGAGAAGTAGGATTGGGTTCCCAAGTCCGGCCGGTTTCCCAACTGGAACTACGCCTGCGGGAAGCCGCCAAACTAGGCTTCAAACGCGCCATTATCCCCAAAGGACAAAATCCCCCCGATATCGATCTAGAAATTATCTGCGTTGGCAAAGTCATTGAAGCGATTGTGGAAGCCATTCCCGGACAATTTAACCAAGCCGAAAACCAAGGCGCAACAGCAACCAGCCAACCACCAGCTTTAAACGGCAATGGGTTTAATGGAGAAGGCAATAATGATGATTTTGACGACGATTTTGATGAAGAACCCGTTTTTTAG
- a CDS encoding response regulator transcription factor: MENHKEKILVVDDEASIRRILETRLSMIGYDVVTAADGEEALGIFQETTPDLVVLDVMMPKLDGYGVCQELRKETDVPIIMLTALGDVADRITGLELGADDYVVKPFSPKELEARIRSVLRRVEKGSAAGIPSSGVMAIGSIKIDTNKRQVYKSDERVRLTGMEFSLLELLVSRSGEPFSRSEILQEVWGYTPERHVDTRVVDVHISRLRAKLEDDPSNPELILTARGTGYMFQRIMDVAEEG, translated from the coding sequence TTGGAAAATCATAAAGAGAAAATCCTAGTAGTAGACGACGAAGCGAGTATCCGCCGAATCCTGGAAACTCGCTTATCCATGATTGGTTACGACGTAGTCACCGCCGCCGACGGTGAGGAAGCGCTAGGAATCTTTCAAGAAACCACTCCCGATTTGGTGGTGCTCGATGTCATGATGCCCAAACTAGATGGCTATGGCGTTTGTCAGGAGTTGCGCAAAGAAACCGACGTTCCCATCATTATGCTAACGGCTTTGGGGGACGTTGCCGACCGCATTACTGGCTTGGAACTGGGAGCAGATGATTATGTAGTCAAACCATTTTCTCCCAAAGAACTAGAAGCGAGAATTCGTTCAGTATTGCGGCGCGTAGAAAAAGGCAGTGCCGCTGGTATCCCCAGTTCTGGGGTTATGGCAATTGGCAGCATCAAAATCGACACCAACAAACGCCAAGTCTACAAAAGTGACGAACGAGTGCGGCTGACCGGCATGGAATTTAGTCTGTTGGAATTGCTGGTGAGCCGTTCTGGGGAACCGTTTTCGCGCTCCGAAATTTTACAGGAAGTGTGGGGGTATACGCCGGAACGTCACGTGGATACCAGGGTGGTTGACGTTCACATTTCCCGGTTACGCGCTAAATTAGAAGACGACCCCAGCAATCCAGAACTGATTTTGACTGCTAGAGGCACCGGCTACATGTTCCAGCGAATTATGGATGTAGCCGAAGAAGGTTGA
- a CDS encoding cofactor assembly of complex C subunit B, with the protein MTTSDPNRFLRRLPLVVGMLAGTLLLVNRFLASSTLTDAQARSDALGILASALLILTGLLWQRVQPKPPEAVQLVGQERFELQPDLPEPVQTELAWSSQILLTNTVTRSLVVWYDSRVLLRRGILPETSEVKPGKILQRVLEKQKPVYLVSLQIYPGRVEFNYLPENTQGVICQPISDRGALILGANAPRSYTKQDENWIAAIADKLADTFQRYEL; encoded by the coding sequence ATGACCACATCGGACCCCAATCGCTTTTTGCGCCGCCTGCCCCTAGTTGTTGGGATGCTGGCAGGCACATTATTGCTTGTTAACCGATTTTTGGCTTCTAGTACGCTCACCGACGCCCAAGCGCGCTCGGATGCGTTGGGGATTTTGGCAAGTGCTTTGTTAATTTTAACGGGCTTGCTGTGGCAGCGCGTGCAACCCAAACCACCAGAAGCAGTTCAGTTGGTTGGGCAGGAAAGGTTTGAACTGCAGCCAGATTTACCCGAACCGGTACAAACGGAACTGGCTTGGTCGTCGCAAATCTTGCTTACCAATACGGTAACGCGATCGCTGGTGGTATGGTACGACTCGCGGGTATTGTTGCGGCGGGGAATTTTACCGGAAACATCCGAAGTCAAACCCGGTAAGATTCTCCAACGGGTTTTAGAGAAGCAAAAACCAGTGTATTTGGTTTCTCTACAAATTTATCCCGGCAGGGTAGAATTCAATTATTTACCAGAGAACACGCAAGGGGTCATTTGTCAACCCATCAGCGATCGCGGTGCTTTAATTTTAGGTGCCAACGCGCCGCGCAGCTACACCAAACAAGATGAAAATTGGATTGCTGCCATTGCCGACAAGCTAGCAGATACCTTCCAACGCTACGAACTCTAG